The Tautonia marina genome contains a region encoding:
- a CDS encoding Hsp20/alpha crystallin family protein, whose protein sequence is MNGLQWQGPGPWDPFREIRREVGRILGNIESLGVRFARPFPAINLYDAGEQYYITAELPGIDPQEIDLTITGETLTLRGERRRPEGASDECFRRQERPFGRFGRSVTLPERVDSAAASAHFAHGVLTVTLPKDAEARPRQITVATPG, encoded by the coding sequence ATGAATGGCTTACAGTGGCAAGGCCCCGGCCCGTGGGACCCATTCCGGGAAATTCGCCGGGAGGTGGGACGGATTCTCGGGAATATCGAGTCGCTTGGGGTTCGGTTCGCGCGACCGTTTCCGGCCATCAATCTGTATGACGCGGGGGAGCAGTACTACATCACCGCCGAGCTGCCAGGGATCGATCCGCAGGAGATTGACCTGACGATCACCGGCGAGACCTTGACGCTGCGGGGAGAACGACGACGACCTGAGGGGGCGTCGGACGAATGTTTCCGACGCCAGGAACGGCCGTTCGGCCGCTTCGGCCGATCGGTCACGCTGCCCGAGCGGGTCGATTCCGCGGCGGCCTCGGCGCACTTTGCACACGGCGTGCTGACGGTCACCCTTCCCAAGGATGCCGAGGCCCGTCCTCGACAGATCACCGTCGCCACTCCCGGCTGA
- a CDS encoding Hsp20/alpha crystallin family protein, with the protein MSTPQRPIPVPIGRPQGDAASPEASAPATESSAARPTAAPAFVQTPLIDIFEEPDGLVLLADLPGAIEDSVAIELEDNLLTLRAETRRTVPESASALLEEFPFGCYQRTFILSDEVDRSRISAELKHGVLRISLPKAERAKPRRIEIKGLDGNGPAS; encoded by the coding sequence ATGTCGACCCCACAGCGCCCGATTCCGGTGCCCATCGGCCGCCCGCAGGGGGACGCGGCTTCCCCTGAGGCATCGGCCCCTGCGACCGAGTCTTCGGCGGCTCGGCCGACGGCCGCTCCGGCGTTTGTCCAGACCCCGTTGATCGACATTTTCGAGGAGCCGGACGGCCTGGTCCTGCTGGCCGATCTTCCCGGGGCGATCGAGGACTCGGTGGCGATTGAGCTGGAAGACAATCTGCTGACACTCCGGGCCGAGACCCGGCGGACGGTGCCCGAGTCGGCCTCGGCGTTGCTCGAGGAATTCCCGTTCGGGTGCTACCAGCGAACCTTTATTCTGAGCGATGAAGTGGATCGCTCGCGCATTTCAGCCGAATTGAAACACGGTGTCTTGCGAATTTCGTTGCCGAAGGCCGAACGTGCCAAGCCGCGTCGGATCGAGATCAAGGGGCTCGATGGGAATGGCCCAGCTTCTTGA